TGATCATGAAATCTAGGTCTTTCCCTGTAGGGGTGGATATCGCCTTCAGGGCCTCTTGCCAGGCGGCAATGGACGGTTTTTGAATTGAATCGACTGGCCAGTACGGCTGGTATCCTTCGATGACGCCATCGCGAGCGAACACGCGGTACTCTTCCGTGACCGGCATTTGGCCCTCAAAGGCCGTGAAGACCGGGGCAACATCAATCATTTTTCGAACAACCAATTCGGGGGTGAATGTCTCAATGCCGTTCATGCCCTGGAAGTTGAGTAGCTCGCATACGTGAGCCAGGATCGTTTGCGGGTGGCCATCGGGCAAGGCACAGGCTTCTGACCAGTAATGCTTTGCGCTGGTGAAGGCCGTTTTGATGAACAGCGGGTAGCCATGCTCGGTACCGAACGTCTGAATGGCCTGCACCAATGCATCAATTTGAGTTTCAACCTGGGCATCGGCGGGTTTGCCGTCAAGCAGCGTGCTCTGAAGCTCTGGGCTCAGCGTGATCGTAGATGTCTTGGGATGGCGGATACCAGCCACTTCGACGGCGGGAAACCAGTTGGAGAATGCATTGGGGTTGGCCTGACAACGCTCGTAGGCTTCGGCCATCATGGTCTTCATTTGACTCTCGTCAAACTCAGGAATTACAAACAAACTGTCCAGGTCAAATGGGGTTTTTCCGGTCATTGCATAGCCCTCTTTAGTTAGAGCTATATTGGCATAATCAAGGTTTAAATTGGTAGAGGGGAGGGGCCATCCTGGCCAATGTTCCATTAGGGCCGAGGCAATACGCCCATACTCTGGATATCTGCTTCAAGCTCTATAACCAATTCGGCGATGTCGGGATATTCCGATTTGAGCCAGGTGCTGCTAACGTAGAGGTGTCCCAGGTAGGCAGTAGTAGGGCTACCGGTTTGCTCGCAGGCCGAGATAGCAATCATGGCTTCATTTTCAGCGTCGGCGAGCGCTGCCGGCAACAAGATCAAGCCGTCCTCGGTGATGGCGAACGACCGGGCCCATTCTGGATAGCGGGTGTCAGATGTATTCTGCGTTACATACCATTTCATGTTACCTACTTCACCCTCGTACCTGAGAAAGCGCCGCATGTTAGCGACTACTGTCCAAAATTGATACCCACTATGTGCGGCAAGCACGATCCATCAAGGATGGCATTTAGCCACAAGGTGCCCCTATGAAAACCGTACAAAGCGCCTGTTTTCTCGCGAGCTTGCTGGCAGATGCCACCACTGGCCGGCTGATGCCAGCAGACATGAATCGCCCCTATGTTTGGGAAAAGGCGCATGTAGAGACCCTGTTTGATTCAATTTTGAAGCAAATCCCGATTGGTAGTTTCTTGTTGTGGCAACCAAACGGAAAGGCCAACCTGTCTCAGCTTTCACGCAGCCGGCTTGGGCCTGTCGCCATCCTCAAGGATCTGCAAAGTCATACCCCGCTCAGCCTGCTCCTGGATGGCCAGAACCGCCTTGCCTCTCTGATGTGGCTGGCGAATATGAGGCCAGATTTGGTCACCGCTCAACTGTCAGGCACAGAGAAAGCCACGTGGGGATCGGGGGAGGCGCTGGTGTTTGACGGGGATACAGGTTCTGTAATCTTTGTTCCCAGTGCTTTGGCACAAGAGGGGTTGCGCGTGCCCGCATGGATGCTGATGCGCTCAATTTCAGCGGAACAGTCTGTGGCTACGCAAAAGGGTCTCGGCAACTGTACCTGCATTGGGAGACGTTCAAGTCGGAACACGAAATCGATCTGTTCCTTACACAGTTTGAAGCCGCTGCAGAGGCCTTCAGGGATGCCAGGGTCACCGTGACCACCATTGAGGATGCGACAGCAGAAGAAGCCAGAGCGATTTTCCTCAGGATCTGCCGTGTTGGCGTACAAATGAGCCAAGTTGATTTCGACCGGGCGGTAGGTTGGACACCTAAACCACCGGCAGATGTTTCTCCTGAGCCTGAATGTCCGTAAGATGTGCGTATTTTCATCTCATTAAGGACACGCCGGCATGACTTCTTACACCCCTGACAGTTCAAGCAATGACTTCGAGACGCTGTATAGGGCAGCTATCAACAGCGATGAAGTTGGGGGCGTAGCCCGCGATACGGCGCAGAAAGTCGTTGAGCGGTTCTTTGAGAACAAAAACGACGGACAGCTTTCAGACCTTACTGCTCAGATTCAGGAGGCAGCGGGTGATCGCAACATCGACCGCATCTTGAAACTTACGGAAGAGCTTAAAAGGGCCAAAGACACCGAGCATGAGCGGGCGATGCGCCTGGTGAAGTTCGCCGAGGAGTTCACATTCCAGGAGCTCTTGCAGGCTTTCCCTAGCGACTTCAAAGACCTGGCCTACGAAATTGGCCTGCTGGTGATCCAACACACCCAACAAGGCATCGCCAAAAGCAAGCGCCGTGGAGGCTCAGCGTCTGGATCCCGACGTGTCAGCCGGCACAAGTACCTGATCTCCAGGGGTGATCAGACCATTGAGGCCGTCAGCAACGTGGGCTCGCCGAAGAAGCCGGGGGCTGAGCGTGAATTCTTCGAGTTCATGGGCTTCACCGTCTCGGAAGACGGACGCTCGTTGCAACCGCCAACCTTTGTCAACATCAAGGGCGAGACGGTTACCATCGTGTCGAAGAAGGCTGTGATCGAAGACCTGATGGCGGGCCATGATGCTTGGCTGAGCAAGGGCTACAGCATCAAGGTGCAGGAGCAGACACCTGAACCATCCGGTGCCTGATATCAGTTCAGATCAAAGCCCCACGAGCCCGCCTCCGGGGCTTTTTTTCTGGCAGCTGACTTTTTGATCACGACATTGTCGTTGTCGTCATAGCTGATGATGCTGCGGGCTTCTCTCTTGAGCAGCTTCAAGCAATGTTCAGGGTTCAGCTCTGTCTCAGAAAGGGCAACGATGGTGATTCCCGTTGTCTTAACGAACATGAACATGTCGGGTTTGTTTTCGGTGCGCTCAGGGTGGAAGTAGCGCTCAGTATCGTAGAGGTTGGTAATGGACTTCTTGTATTTGAACTGGAAGAAAACCTCGCGTTTGCCTTCCCGCAGCTGACAACTGAAATGATCACCCACTTTGAATGAACCATTCATGATGTCGTCCCACACAGGATCTACGGCGGTGTTCAGTTTAAAGAAGTAGTTGCCATCCAGGGTCTCTTCATAGATGTAGGCAAATTGATTTGCCCGGAAGGCTTTGAGCAGCGCCGATTTGATGTCGCCGAAAACAAAGGTCATGCGTTGTTTTTCAGCTTTGATCTCAGCTTCAAGGGAAGGGTGCATTAGGGGTACTCCGCGTTCGAGTGTCGAGGGTACCACAGCAGAGGGGCGCGTTGTAGGTGGCGCGAAAGCAGGGTACGCCTGGCGAATGGCTGACTTGCTTCAAGCATGACAGAAGTCGAAGCCAGGTGTCATGAATATGTTCACAGAAATGGCGCGCCTGGCCCGATTTGAACGGGCGACCTTTCCCTTAGGAGGGGAACGCTCTATCCAGCTGAGCTACAAGCGCATGAGGCAGTGCATGGTAGCGAGTGTCGGACTCGAACCGACCTAACAGGGGAATGAACCCAGTGGCATCACCCGACCGCCGAACTCGCATAACATGGGTGTATGAAGCCCAGACTTCATTCCCGGCTAGCCAACCATAAACCTTATGGTCAGTAGTGGACAATGTTTTCAGGCGAAACACTCTCCACTACAGCCTGAATTTCAAGTGGTTTCTTTCACTTGGCGCCCCAGGGTGCGCGAATTTAAATGACACTTGCAGCTTACTTGTGCAGCATATGCTGTCGCCAGATCTTGAGGCGAGCCAGGATCCTGTGGCGTTGGAGCCAATCGAAAATGTGTTTGCCGGCAAAAGCACCGAGCGAGAACACTGTCAGGGCGGTGACACACACTAAGACCATGACACTGACAATAACGGATTTGAGTGCAAAACCAACGCTATTGAACATGGAAGCACCAACATGAGTTGATGTAGCTGAAAGGTGGAGCGGGTACCGAGAATCGAACTCGGATAGTCAGCTTGGAAGGCTGGGGTTCTACCATTAAACTATACCCGCGCATTCATTTGTTGATCGACATGGGAAAACAAGCCATTCAACTAAAATGGTGCCCTGAGGGAGACTCGAACTCCCACACCATTGAAAGTACAACCACCTCAAGGTTGCGCGTCTACCAATTTCGCCATCAGGGCTTTTGTTACTATTTCAAATCTTAAGCTAGATTTGATCTCAGGTCAACAGCCTAAGCTATTGATTTTCATCGAATATGGCGGGCAAAAAGAGATTCGAACTCTTGGACGAGTTACCCCGTCGACGGTTTTCAAGACCGTAGCCTTAATCCACTCGGCCATCTGCCCGGAAAGCATGGGCTGTTGTCAGCCAACACTTTGGTTTGTCGCTCGAACTGGGCCCGGTCGTGACTTCGGGCTGTAGAAACCACCATCCTACTTATTGCTCAGTGGGGCGGTTCGGCTAGGTGATGAGGTCTTTCAGACATCGCCCCCACCGAAACGCTGAGCTTTTCTCTCCCTCGATTACCCGGAGCTGGTGGTTGCCGCTCTCTTGAATCCCGGAAAAGCTGCCTGACTACAGGCTTCCTTTCGAGTTCTCACTATATTGTAATCGCTGAAGACCGTCAATACTCGATTTGATATTTTATTGATTCTACGAAACTTTCTGGAGGATGCTGCTGGGCCGCCCCTGCTAGCAGGTTATGCCAGGAGTGGGTGGGGGCGCTGTGCGGTAACAACATGGGGCAGAAATTTCTGGTGTGCCGAGGCAAGCCCGCGTAGGATTGCGCTTTCGGTTTATATTGCTTACCCCGACATTGACGAGCCGCTCCACAGCCGGCCACAGGAGCTTAGATTGACCACCCTTGAGAATCGGCTTCCCAGAGAATCGTTCAGTAAGGCGCTTGCGCGTATGTGCAAGAAGCTCGATGAGGCGCCTGAAAGGCTTGTTTTAGAGAAGTCAGCCTTCTCGGGAAATTTCGAAGCACGCATCACAATCACCAGCCTTTGGGTGGTTGGTTCCTATGCCCGAGGCGCTGAGCACTGCGGTGATCTGGATGTGGTGATAAATTGGCGGAGCGGCAATGGCCTGACACCATCCACTCAGGCAGTGAAGAATATCTTCTTTGGCCCGGTACCTCGCTTGCAGTGCTTTAGTGGAACACCCAAAAACAACAGCTCGTACGTCGCTTTCCCTGATGCGGTGAAAATATGGTCAGGGCCCGGCTGCAATTGGGAAAAAGCTATCGAAAGCATCAAGGTTGTGCAGGGGGCAGGGCGGGAAGCGCGTGAGACAGATCTGATACCCTTGCGCCCATGCCAGATGAATTGCTGTTGGGATGGCCTTCACAATGTCGTCGAACAATTGAAGTCAGGGATCTTGGAGCAAGAATTTGTTGCCTTCACACCTGAAATGATCACTGCGGATGTTGGTGCAGATCTGGATCCCACGGCCCGGTACTTGTTCTCCCTTCAGAGCAAGAAGTCACAGGCTCTAATGCCGCCTATTGTTAGACTCATGGACAAAATAGAGCCCAACCTGAGGTGGTATTACGAAGGAGGCACGTCTCTTCGCTGCGGCGGAAGCCTGATTCGCCTGGGGTTGCCCTCAATCGATCTGCATCTCCTCATGGCGGACACCGGAGTCAGGCAATTGGTGATCATTCCCCACCTGAGCGCCCGTGGGCCAAATGGCGCCTGGATTTTGCGCAGGGGCCCCAACCACCCGGATGCACTGACCTTCGGGCAGCGGCAGGCTTATGCATTCACGTGTGGTGGCAAGCCGGTGGTACAGGCGAATT
The Pseudomonas sp. Leaf58 genome window above contains:
- a CDS encoding ATP-grasp domain-containing protein, whose protein sequence is MTGKTPFDLDSLFVIPEFDESQMKTMMAEAYERCQANPNAFSNWFPAVEVAGIRHPKTSTITLSPELQSTLLDGKPADAQVETQIDALVQAIQTFGTEHGYPLFIKTAFTSAKHYWSEACALPDGHPQTILAHVCELLNFQGMNGIETFTPELVVRKMIDVAPVFTAFEGQMPVTEEYRVFARDGVIEGYQPYWPVDSIQKPSIAAWQEALKAISTPTGKDLDFMINASERITRSLKGYWSVDFLKDKEGKLWLIDMAEGHRSYRNEADFRIITQPEQDLSC
- a CDS encoding DUF262 domain-containing protein: MKTVQSACFLASLLADATTGRLMPADMNRPYVWEKAHVETLFDSILKQIPIGSFLLWQPNGKANLSQLSRSRLGPVAILKDLQSHTPLSLLLDGQNRLASLMWLANMRPDLVTAQLSGTEKATWGSGEALVFDGDTGSVIFVPSALAQEGLRVPAWMLMRSISAEQSVATQKGLGNCTCIGRRSSRNTKSICSLHSLKPLQRPSGMPGSP